The following are encoded in a window of Arctopsyche grandis isolate Sample6627 chromosome 4, ASM5162203v2, whole genome shotgun sequence genomic DNA:
- the Cpsf100 gene encoding cleavage and polyadenylation specificity factor subunit 2 — protein sequence MTSIIKVHVISGAMDETPPCYVLQIDDFRILLDCGWDENFDMEFPKELKRYINSIDAVLISYPDPLHLGGLPYAVGKMGLDCPIYATIPVYKMGQMFMYDLYQGHHNMENFDLFTLDDVDAAFEKMIQLKYNQSVSLQGKGYGLTITPLPAGHMIGGTIWKIVKEEEEIVYATDFNHKKERHLNGCELEKLQRPTVLITDALNANYQQARRRSRDEKLMTTILSTLRSGGSVLVAADAAGRVLELAHMLDQLWRNAESGLIAYSLILLNNVSYNVVEFAKSQIEWMSDKLMRSFEGARSNPFQLRHLQVCHSASEVLRIPGPKVVLASCPDLNSGFSRELFLLWASQAQNSIVLTTRTSPGTLARDLLENGGNRTLDLIVKKRVKLEGSELEDYMRTQRSRLDSIKKEDGYGISSDSESDDDLEMSIITGKHDIIVRNDVHRSTGFFKSNKRQHAMFPFHEEKTKSDEYGEIIRLEDYRLAEVMDVDSENKEPVPVPIKKVEKSENDIDIPTKCIETKRQIIVNASIQYIDFEGRSDGESLLKIISHIRARNVICLRGGEKAVNALKAHCISEGITKVFTPRRGEMVDATTESHIYQVRLTDALVSGLVWQKGSGGAEIAWLCGRIAVPEAELKSVEQSDKDNEQENADMEKILTLEPLSHHEIQPHQTVFINELKLSDFKQVLSKNNIVSEFVGGVLWCCNGSLAIRRHDTGNVSLEGCLTEEYYKIRELLYEQYAIV from the exons ATGACTTCAATAATTAAAGTACACGTTATATCTGGTGCCATGGACGAAACTCCTCCATGTTACGTGCTCCAAATTGATGATTTTCGCATTCTGTTGGATTGCGGATGGGATGAGAATTTTGACATGGAATTTCCCAAAGAATTGAAACG ATACATTAACAGTATTGATGCCGTGTTAATATCTTATCCTGATCCGTTACATCTTGGAGGACTGCCGTACGCAGTAGGAAAAATGGGCTTAGACTGTCCCATATATGCAACTATACCCGTGTATAAAATGGGACAGATGTTCATGTATGATTTATATCAAGGTCATCACAATATGGAAAATTTCGACTTGTTCACTCTCGACGATGTTGATGCAGCTTTTGAAAAAATGATCCAACTCAAATATAACCAGAGCGTTTCCTTACAAG GTAAAGGTTATGGTTTGACTATAACTCCCCTACCTGCCGGTCATATGATTGGAGGCACCATTTGGAAGATAGTCAAGGAAGAAGAGGAGATTGTTTATGCCACTGATTTTAATCACAAAAAGGAACGTCATTTGAACGGATGCGAATTAGAAAAATTGCAACGTCCTACTGTTCTTATTACTGATGCTCTTAATGCAAATTATCAGCAAGCACGCAGACGAAGCAGAGATGAAAAACTTATGA CAACAATACTTTCGACACTTCGCAGTGGTGGTTCAGTATTAGTGGCAGCTGATGCTGCCGGACGAGTTTTAGAATTGGCTCACATGCTTGATCAACTCTGGCGAAATGCTGAGTCTGGGCTTATTGCATACTCCCTCATTTTGTTAAACAACGTCAGTTATAATGTTGTTGAATTTGCCAAATCACAA ATTGAATGGATGAGCGATAAATTGATGCGAAGTTTTGAAGGAGCTCGTAGTAATCCTTTCCAACTGCGTCATTTACAAGTATGTCATTCAGCTTCTGAAGTGCTACGAATACCTGGACCAAAAGTAGTATTAGCGAGTTGTCCTGATCTCAATTCGGGCTTCTCCAGAGAACTTTTCCTTTTATGGGCGTCTCAGGCTCAAAATAGTATTGTGTTAACTACACG TACATCTCCAGGAACATTAGCGAGAGATCTCTTAGAAAACGGTGGCAACCGTACACTTGATCTAATCGTAAAAAAGCGGGTTAAATTAGAAGGCAGCGAGCTGGAAGACTATATGAGGACGCAAAGATCCCGACTTGATAGTATAAAAAA agAGGATGGTTATGGAATTAGTTCCGATTCGGAATCGGATGACGATTTGGAAATGTCTATTATAACTGGTAAACATGACATTATAGTTCGCAATGATGTTCATAGGTCTACAGGATTCTTCAAATCTAATAAACGACAACATGCCATGTTTCCTTTCCATGAAGAAAAAACGAAAAGTGATGAATACGGGGAAATTATAAGG TTGGAAGATTACAGATTGGCTGAAGTAATGGATGTGGATTCGGAAAACAAAGAACCTGTACCAGTACCcataaaaaaagttgaaaagtctg AAAATGATATAGACATTCCCACAAAGTGTATCGAAACTAAACGGCAAATAATAGTCAATGCTTCAATTCAATACATCGATTTTGAAGGTCGATCAGATGGTGAATCTCTATTAAAAATCATATCACACATTCGTGCTAGGAATGTCATATGTTTAAGAGGAGGCGAAAAAGCAGTTAACGCGTTAAA AGCTCATTGCATAAGTGAGGGCATTACTAAAGTTTTCACGCCCCGTCGAGGAGAAATGGTCGATGCTACAACGGAGTCACACATTTATCAA GTCCGATTGACTGATGCTTTAGTGTCCGGTCTCGTTTGGCAAAAAGGCTCTGGAGGTGCAGAGATTGCTTGGTTGTGTGGAAGAATTGCTGTACCGGAAGCTGAACTTAAGTCAGTGGAACAAAGCGACAAAGACAATGAACAAG aaaatgcaGATATGGAAAAAATTCTTACACTGGAGCCATTGTCTCATCATGAGATCCAACCTCATCAGACGGTCTTCATAAATGAACTAAAATTGTCTGATTTTAAACAAGTTTTATCTAAGAATAACATCGTTTCTGAATTTGTCGGCGGAGTTTTGTGGTGCTGTAATGGTTCACTCGCTATTAGAAga CACGACACCGGTAACGTCTCTCTAGAAGGGTGCCTCACCgaagaatattataaaattagagAATTGTTATATGAACAATATGCGATtgtgtaa